The following are encoded together in the Drosophila biarmipes strain raj3 chromosome 3L, RU_DBia_V1.1, whole genome shotgun sequence genome:
- the LOC108028167 gene encoding uncharacterized protein LOC108028167 → TAYKQNKQKQTPRLNLKNIFLLWLVALVKMSKSSRLFKLPPVGSSSVSSISGSESGQGLEDMLHVTRVQTSQVDDAELYLHKDEAQKANGDLPKKVCTPDLEEEVPTSPPYVALVSNLPMECTERELNKVLTSFSVRSLTIPKKGKSPKGFAYVEMDSREDLIGLLKLEKLKCRGRCLMIKLSQDREAPLKGGGDARSYAPLPSSEFDANSEHYSASVSDLSVLDSPSSEGESPTPLWPKSESSFYGRDTPITRKPSSTEELERRMEMRLQKLAEFENAESERAQSENQDDQDTVSMSWSEILSETRNSEGI, encoded by the coding sequence ACAGCTTacaagcaaaataaacaaaagcagaCTCCAAGGCTTAacctcaaaaatatatttctcctTTGGCTTGTTGCCCTTGTGAAGATGTCCAAGTCATCTCGGCTTTTCAAGTTGCCCCCCGTTGGCTCCTCATCCGTGTCCTCCATTTCCGGCAGTGAATCCGGACAGGGTTTAGAGGACATGTTGCACGTGACACGGGTGCAAACTTCCCAGGTGGACGACGCCGAGTTATATTTGCACAAAGATGAGGCCCAAAAAGCAAACGGGGATCTCCCAAAGAAGGTTTGTACACCGGatctggaggaggaggtgccCACCAGTCCACCCTATGTGGCATTGGTCAGCAACTTGCCCATGGAGTGCACCGAACGCGAGTTGAACAAGGTGCTGACCAGCTTTTCGGTCCGTTCTTTGACTATTCCGAAGAAGGGAAAGAGCCCCAAGGGATTTGCCTACGTGGAGATGGATTCCCGGGAGGATCTGATTGGGCTTCTCAAGCTGGAGAAGCTCAAGTGCCGTGGTCGCTGTCTGATGATAAAACTAAGTCAGGATCGGGAGGCCCCCTTAAAGGGAGGAGGTGATGCCCGCAGTTATGCCCCACTTCCTAGCAGCGAGTTCGATGCTAACTCCGAGCATTATTCAGCCAGTGTCAGTGATCTCAGTGTCCTAGACTCGCCATCCAGTGAGGGTGAATCTCCAACTCCCCTCTGGCCGAAAAGTGAGTCGTCCTTCTACGGCAGGGACACTCCCATCACCCGGAAACCCAGCAGTACCGAGGAACTGGAACGCCGCATGGAGATGCGACTCCAAAAACTGGCCGAGTTCGAGAATGCCGAGTCGGAGAGGGCTCAGAGCGAAAACCAGGATGATCAGGACACCGTCAGCATGTCCTGGAGCGAGATCCTCAGCGAGACTAGGAACAGTGAGGgaatttag